The genomic DNA accaccaccgatGGGCTTGCGTGCAATGACTGTCAGCTCCATGTTGATCTTCTCAGAAATCATTTGACGGGCCGACTCCACCTGGTCGGTGGTGCCCTTCGACTTGAACAGCTTTTCGTTGGGCGGATTGCTGGCATTGCGATCCATTTCAGTATGGGCGCCGGACTGCTGATTGATCAGCTTGATTGTCTCCCCCCCACGGCCAATCACAATCTGCAAGGGAAACATTTCGGTTAGGAAGTGGACGTGCAGGAGGTTCGCGTTCAACCTACACCGCATTTGGATGCCGGCACCATGAATGTGATCTCCTCACGCCCGCCCTGGGCATGATTCACgccgtagccatagccataaTTGGAGTTGCCTTCTCCGCCACTCTGGGAGCCGCCGCCATTGCCGTTGCGGTTGAGTCCATTTCGTTGCTGTCAAAGAGAACGGCCAACAAATGAATTAAAGTTCGATTAGTGTTTGGTGCCTCGGGTGCCTCTTACCATCACGTTCTCGATCAGTCCATCGATGGTCCGCTTGGCGTCCTCGACCTGCTGGCGCGTGCCCTGGATGACACACCGCCTGTCGCCCATCTCGTCGTTCTTGCCCTGAATGAACTGCAGCTTGCAGCCGCATTCGGTTTGAATCTTTCGGATCATGTCTCCTCCCTTGCCAATGACAACGCCAACGGCAATTTTGGGCACAAAGACCTCTACGCTCTCCccgccattgccattgttaAAGTTGTTGTAGCCGAGGCCGGGCCCcccgccaccgctgccgcctccaccaccaccgccccCGCGACCACCCTGCTGCTGAGCCAGAGCGTCCTTCTGGGCAATGAGATCCAAGACCATCTGCTTGGCATGCTCGATCTTCTGCGGATCGCCGGAAATGCGCAGCGGTTTGATGACCTCCTGGTTGGGTCCGTCCTGGATGATTATCATCTTGGCTCCCGtcttctcctgcagctgcttgatGGTGTCGCCACCCTTGCCAATGACCAGGCCCACCTTGGCACCGGGTATCATGATTTCCTGGTAGGGCGAATACCCACTGGGGCCCGGAGGCGGCATGTTGATGGTGAGAAGCACCTCTACGGTTCCGCCACCACCGCGGCTGGCCATCTGCTGGATCATGTCGCGACCCTTGGACACAGTGTCCCGCTGGCCACGCAACGTGATGACTCGCTCCTGTTCCGGCATCAGCTGTACCTTGGCCCCCGACTCGGCCTGGATATGGGTGATGGTGTCGTTGCTGCCACGTCCCATGAAGGCATTTGCTATGGATTCGGGTATGCGGATTTGCTCCTCGCATGTTGTGCCGGCCGATGCCGCCAGGCGAGCGGCCACTGCAGCGGCCTGGGCAATAGCTTGCGTAATATTTGCCCCACCCGGACCGGATCCAcctcccccaccaccaccgccaccactgctgctgctcatgttCGAGTTATTGTTGTGGCCGTAGTCCGGACTGCCAAAGGAGCGTTTGCACTCTGGTCCgctgtcgccgtcgtcgttgtGCCTCTTGAAGCTGTTGCCCGCGCCGGGTCCCGGCCCTCCGCCACCAGATGGTGGTGATGGTCCTGCTCCAGGTCCTCCTGGACCGcctgcttgctggctgggTTGGATCTTAGCCGCTATCTGCAAACAGGAAAGGCAGCCGCGCACAAACGCGTGTACAGAAATAACTGAAGTGTTCCCTCGTTTTCGCTTTCTCTTCTTCTTACCTGCTTGGCACGCTGTATCGCCTGGGCCAACGCCTGGGATTGACTGATACTCTGTCCCTGTTGCGGTTGAAATTCactcatttcaatttaatttaccAACTCGACTTCGTTCCCACTATCGTTAGCTTGTAGTTGAGGGAATCttgatttttttcttcttcggGGTTGAAAATTCAATAACCAATTAAGCGATTTTTGCAAAACGCCGCTAGCAATGTTTCAGCGATTATTTCCCAGCACAGAAACACTTTTTCTTCGAGTTTTGATGTGGCGCACGGCACAGTACTGTTTTAAGCAgtgttttttcacttttttaattgtttttacacGTTGAAAAAGTAGAAATTATGCGtcggaaaaaaaaaaaacttttgcagcattGTCCATGATTAGGGATGTGTGTATCGATATAGCGATTTCCATATGGTATCGATACAGAGTGAGAACAAAATGATACACTCGATAGTACTATCGATGGTTAGTGTTCTCAAGtatacaatttaattatgttaaaatgtaaataaagtGATGTGCAGTAGTCTTAAAAATGTCCAAAGTTATCAATTACAGTATCTTCTTTTAATCTTGCTTATCCACCCCCAAATAGTCAACAAAAATTGGAACCCTACGTACTACGAATAttttaaaaccaaaaactctACAAATATATGTTCTAAAAAGAAATTTACAATCAGACTCAACGCGTGGCTCGGGAAGAGGCTTATCAAAATATATGCGTGTGGGAAGGGAAGATTTAACTGCGCACAGTGGTGGCCGTGTCGGGCACAATGTTTCCTTCGGGCAGCTCCCTCACTAGCGacagcagcttctccagcttggCGATCTGCAGCGTGGTCTGATCCAGATACAGTTGCTTCTTGGGCGGCTTTACCATCACGCGAAGATTGGGCGATAGTTTGAGCGAAGTGGTAACTCCCCTGGACAAAGAAATAAAGTTTGGAGAGGATCAAGGCAGCGAGAGGGAACGAAGCTACTTACTTTTCGTCGCCAACTACAATGAAGGGTATCTTCTCGTTGAAGGAGAGTCGCGTGAGCTTGTTCTTTCGCTTGGGCACCACCGCCTGGATGCAGATGGCCTTGTACTTGTTCACATTCAAATCGAAGACGTGCACCTTGCCCTCGGTGGTGACGGCTGCAAAGACGGTGCTGGAATAGGGCGCCCACTTGACGTCGCCAACGGCAGAGCCGAGATCGAAGATGAAGAGCGGATCGGCACGCATGTCCTCCCAGACCTTGACGCGCCAGTCGCCGCTGCAGGACACAAAGATGTTCGAGTTGAAGCGATTAAAGTCGATGCGGTAGACGGACATATTGTGTGCGTTGTAGGTCATCAGATACTTGGAGCTGAAGGCCGTGCTGCACTTGTAGATGTAGCCACACTCGGTGCCCACCAGGAAGATCTTCTGGTCGGTGGGGTGGAAGATcatgcagctgccgccgctcttCAGGCTGACCTTGGTGCCGTCGGGCCCATCCACGAGGCCATCCTGCAGGAACAGCGTTATGATGGTCGTCACCCAGAGCTTGTTCTGCATCAGGATCCAGTTGAACACCCGCCCGTCGGAGGACACCGAATAGAAGTTAATCTCGCCGTCGGTCATGTCCGGGCCCCACTTGATCTGCCAGACGCACTCCCCGTGCTTGCAGTTGACGCCCTTGGAGATGTACAGCGGCTCCTTGCAGTTCTCCCGCAGATTGTAGACGGCCACGTTGCCGTCGTAGAGGCCAATCACGACCAGGAACGGGTATGTGGGATGAATGTCACAGCACATGACACCGCAATCGGTTTGTACTGCAAGGGAAATCACTTAGCAAGGAGGGAGACATGACACTCTGCGGCACTCACTGATGTAGTCCGGAAAAGAGGGATTCTTGACGGTAAAGAGGCAGAGGTAGCCCTCGTTTGTCTGCTTCATAAATTCATCTGAAATGCAGTGAGATGAGAGGAGTAACATTTGGATTTCCTCCTCTGTTTTGCTGTACTCACGTGAGCCAAAGCAAACGGCAAAGAGATCGTAGTAGCTCGGATTGAAGAGGATCTCGGTGACGTTCATCTTCTTGGTCTTTTCGTACTGAAACttccacagcggcagcaggttGCCCTCGCCCTCACGGAACTCATCCGCCGGATCCTCCCAGTAGCGATAGTCATGGGCAATGTCGTCGTAGATGTTTTGGTTAATCATCCGCTCGAGTATTTGCCAGCACTTGAGGTACTTTTTGTTGAGCTGCTCGGCAATGGCGGACTTGTCCTTGAACTTCTTCGAGCGCATGCCCCGCTTGCGGTCCTCCTTCTTGGCGGCGCCTTCCTTCGACTGCCCCTCAAAGTCCTCCAAGTACGAATCGTAGATGACCCACTGCAGCACATTGCCGCCAAACTGCGATCGTGGCGGTGGGATCGTCTGTGTGTCCACATTCTGGAAAGGAAGGAGCGAGTCCACCAGTGTCTATGTGGAGCTATGGATGTGATGCACTCACCCTCTTCGGATTGGTGTAGGTTAAGGCAGCCCGTTCGCAGTAGTTGAACTGATTGATTAGCTTTCGCTTCTTGCcggaggctgtggctgccgccggTTGGGCTGCTGCGGTTTCCTCTTCATCGCCACGTGGCTCCCCCTCTTCTACGCCTTCTTCGCCTgccttggcctcctcctcttcctcctcctcctcgccctcctcctcttcggcCTCCTTGTCGGGTGCACTCTTggcgtcgtcatcgtcatcggctTCACCCTCGCCCTCGCCATCCCCAACAGATGTGTCGCGCTGCTCCACCAGCGAGTAGTGGGGCATGGGCAGCGGGTAGCCGATCTCGTCGGACTCCTCAATCTGGCGGCGCGCCTCCTCCGAGTCCACGTGCAAAGAGTTTCCGGGGTAGCCCAGCAGGGTCACCGTGTTGCCCGGCAGCGGTGCCGGCACGTACTCCCCATCCTTGAAGCTGTACACCACCAGATTGTGGATGACGTTCGTGTTGGTGGGCGTCAGCACCTTGGTCACCTCCTCGGCCAGCTCGGCCTCCGTCAGATCCAGCTGATCGTCCGGCTTGAGCAGCTGGCGCGAACGTATCCAGGCATCAAAGTCATCCGCATCGCCGCCACCGGCCTCGGCCTTCGTCTTGGAGGCTCTGTTCTGCTTGACAGagagtggatggatggggggCCAAAGATTAGGGCACGGACAGGTGGGTGTGGGAGTAGGGCTAGTGCCAGGGCCTGTGGTGCATGCAACATTCCATTGATGGTGCATAAACGGaggaagcagaaggagcaacagaaTGGCGACTCACCTGGAGGCTAAAGCTCGGGCTGGAGTGCACTAAAAGCTAAGCTAGGTGCTGGGGCTATGGCTGGTACTAGGTCTACTTCTATGTCTATTAGGGAACCAAGCATGAGGCATGCAAGTTGAAGTATGAAACGTGGTGAGGGCCTGGTtacctcatcatcatcatcgctaTTGCTGGCAACGTCAACATCCTCCCGCGGATCGGTGGCAGCCGCAGATTCTGACATAAGTTTGCGACTAAAATTGAATTGTATTGTGTACTGAGAGATGGAGGAGGATAGCGATCTTTCCTACTTAGCTACGActacgaagagagagagagagatagagaggacTACAGATAGCACGGGGCACATTGTATTTACAGATGGTACAGCTTGGGTATGGAAAGGATATCAtcgattaaatatatgtacattgagAAAGGAGAGACACAAAGAACTCTCTGATTGTATTTACAAGTGACTTCCGGCGTTTTCTACAGAGGATCTACTTATGTACATGTCTGCTTTATCGctctgaaacgcactgtacacacacacacacgcacacacacacacgaaattcTACGAAATTGCTAGTGGGGATTACAATCAATCTATTGGTCATATACCGCCATGGCCTTGTTGGCAAGCTTCCACATCTTGGCCAGAAGTTGGTTCGTGGGCAGGGGATAGCAACTAAAGGGATATCCTACACCGAGGAGCGCGctagtgtctgtctgtccagcGAGAGTGGCGAGGAAAGACTGCCAAAGTGGAACTGAATTATGACCGAATATCCGACAATTTCTGATGACGTTCGTCAAGTCAGCGGCCTCTTCACAAcagcccaaaaagcaaagaaaaactttcGGTCCTGACGTCACGACAGCTGCATTGGGGTGGGGGCGGGTCTGGGGTGGCATcagaataaacaaatttcGCACACAACTTGATTAGTACGTACTAGGAGGGGGCAAGGATATaagttacatatttattttgatgtgCAACTAAATGAAAAGGTGAGCCTACGGTCGTATATCGTATGAGTGAGGTGAGTGATTTATTGAGTCTTTTATTGCGTTGGGCCTGATGAGGATTCAACACTCATCCTTGAGGGGCCTTGCACTCACACCCAGCTGGCAAACTTCTCCTTGGACCCCAAGTACGGGCCGGAAACTATATAAATTGGTAGCTGTAACCAAATTGCACGGCACTGCCGCTGGGCTGAGACCCTTTCAGTTGGGTTTCCTTGGGGCACGCACATGGATTGCGCCGGAAATTGCAAATTATGTTTCGTGACAAAGTTCCATCAGGGCATGGACTGCCAGCTTTCAGCGAAAAACTTATTAAAAACTAAGcgcaaaaaggaaatttaaacaagcaaaaaccaaCGGCAGTCGAGACTCTGGCATTGCATTGCCAGTTGTCGAGGCGAAAGGATGtgtgcaggagcagcagcagcagtgtcaAGTGTGGAGACTATAGAGAGTGGATGTGAAGGGTATCCCATCTGGAATCCCTGATGTTATTTACCTTCCCTTTGTTCTGCTTGCCATCGCCCTTGCCTCCTTTTGGGTCCGGCATGGTCCTTGCTATTCCGTTcacttgtttatttttaattaaatgatttttagTTCTATTCCGGACTGCTTGGAGATTGaaactgttttgtttgttgtgccCGTGCGTTCTGACAGTTGTCTGAAAGGTGTCCTGAGTGCGTATTCCACTAAACCCAAGCAAACTAAACGGAAAAACCCCTACAACTTTACGTAACAAAGTTTTTGCTGTGCTGCCGGCAATTTGtggccatttgtttgtttcagtttctatAGAAATTTGGCCAAATCCACACGCACTATATTGtggtttgccatttgcatatcgATTGGGAAATTCTCACACTCTTAATCCAATCACAATCCACAGTGCACAGTTCCAGATGGAATCCTTGAAGATTTTcttttgaatacatttttattagaGCAGTAAATCGATTGGTGGTTGTACATTATTATCATTATAAATATGTTCTTTGCTGCCTTAGACTTTTCACATATCTCACTGGAAGTTCTGGCAGATAAACGGAGACAAAGAACATCGCCGGCCCGAACAGTATCATGCACAACAGCCAGTAGAGCAagccaaaaaatgtaaatggttccataaatgtataaatgtttGCACCAGAAACGATCGTTAATAGTGTGAATGATGAATTGTCTTTGTATATAATTGTAGATAAATATCACTAATATCACTAAACACCGGACTTTGTCTGCCTGAGAGTGTGCACGCTTCTCCGATGTTTCTAATAGATTTATAGATGTGTtttatgctgctgcaggtCACTTAAGTTGATGATTTTAGCTGTTCCAACGTTATGGCTATCGTACAGATCCGCATACGAAGGAATATGTTGCTTCAGGCGCGCCACctaaaaggaaaagagaatAAAATCAGTAAGTGCTTGGCTCCATTCGCGGCTTAATTCGCGGCTCTTACAGCGTGCTGTTTCCTGCCCTGCTCGACGTTAACTGTCCCAGCTGCTCCACTGAATCACGCACTTTATACACTCGTTATGCCCACACCTCTGATGTGTATTTTTGGGGGCTATCCCCGGGCAAATCACATTCTAAATGCGGGGCTTTTTCAGCTGCTACTGACGCCAGTTAATTCGTAACTGATCCCCGGTACAGGCCTGCTTCGCCCCGCCAGCCAACAGGTTCTAAAGTTCCAGTTCTCGGCTCAGAGCTGAGAGCTCTTTGAGCTGAGAGCGTGACTACTACACTCATTCAAAGCCCATACAATGCTCAAGGTAAAGCCAATTCTATGACAACACAAACTGGTTTACCAAGTCAGCGAACATTAAGCGATTGTCTTTGAATTTCTATttcaattaaacattttaattgagcCGATCCACACAGTTCTTTGCTGGTTCCACACAAACACCATATAATAGCAGTCATTGAACGTTTATCAGTGGTCAAAAAAGTGTCATTGCAATGGGTAAATAATGTACAAAAGATTGTGTGCTCGTAAGGCTATGTACAAGGAGTGATACGTGGATGGGAAAAGATAATGAAAACATTGCTGGAGTTGTATTACAACAGCCCCAAATGGCTGGTCACTGCCCTAATCTAATCTAAGAACTTTCTCCAACAATTGTGTAAACTATAGAC from Drosophila subobscura isolate 14011-0131.10 chromosome E, UCBerk_Dsub_1.0, whole genome shotgun sequence includes the following:
- the LOC117890704 gene encoding far upstream element-binding protein 3, with translation MSEFQPQQGQSISQSQALAQAIQRAKQIAAKIQPSQQAGGPGGPGAGPSPPSGGGGPGPGAGNSFKRHNDDGDSGPECKRSFGSPDYGHNNNSNMSSSSGGGGGGGGGSGPGGANITQAIAQAAAVAARLAASAGTTCEEQIRIPESIANAFMGRGSNDTITHIQAESGAKVQLMPEQERVITLRGQRDTVSKGRDMIQQMASRGGGGTVEVLLTINMPPPGPSGYSPYQEIMIPGAKVGLVIGKGGDTIKQLQEKTGAKMIIIQDGPNQEVIKPLRISGDPQKIEHAKQMVLDLIAQKDALAQQQGGRGGGGGGGGSGGGGPGLGYNNFNNGNGGESVEVFVPKIAVGVVIGKGGDMIRKIQTECGCKLQFIQGKNDEMGDRRCVIQGTRQQVEDAKRTIDGLIENVMQRNGLNRNGNGGGSQSGGEGNSNYGYGYGVNHAQGGREEITFMVPASKCGIVIGRGGETIKLINQQSGAHTEMDRNASNPPNEKLFKSKGTTDQVESARQMISEKINMELTVIARKPIGGGGGGGSGGGGGGGNGSGGGPSNSHHGQQQGGYGGPNPMQGGDPNAAAAAAYQQQQQPWGPYGQQGWDPSAAQQQQQMAMNANQGGGPGGAGANAGQDYSAQWIEYYKQMGCHREAELIEQQMKAKQGGGAPGPGQQVPQQPQQQQQVPQQAQQQAAGGNSADYSAQWAEYYRSVGKHEEAEAIEKTLKNKQSQNGGPAVGQSNAPNPGQGGPNPGQQQQPNPAAAAAAAAAAAGGYAQGMTPSQYAQYSQYYAAAAAGQPQAPPQPGGGPPAGYPGGYPGGGYGGYPGAPGQQQQQQQKPHKNDKH
- the LOC117890709 gene encoding dynein intermediate chain 2, ciliary isoform X1; the protein is MTMPDPKGGKGDGKQNKGKNRASKTKAEAGGGDADDFDAWIRSRQLLKPDDQLDLTEAELAEEVTKVLTPTNTNVIHNLVVYSFKDGEYVPAPLPGNTVTLLGYPGNSLHVDSEEARRQIEESDEIGYPLPMPHYSLVEQRDTSVGDGEGEGEADDDDDAKSAPDKEAEEEEGEEEEEEEEAKAGEEGVEEGEPRGDEEETAAAQPAAATASGKKRKLINQFNYCERAALTYTNPKRNVDTQTIPPPRSQFGGNVLQWVIYDSYLEDFEGQSKEGAAKKEDRKRGMRSKKFKDKSAIAEQLNKKYLKCWQILERMINQNIYDDIAHDYRYWEDPADEFREGEGNLLPLWKFQYEKTKKMNVTEILFNPSYYDLFAVCFGSHEFMKQTNEGYLCLFTVKNPSFPDYIIQTDCGVMCCDIHPTYPFLVVIGLYDGNVAVYNLRENCKEPLYISKGVNCKHGECVWQIKWGPDMTDGEINFYSVSSDGRVFNWILMQNKLWVTTIITLFLQDGLVDGPDGTKVSLKSGGSCMIFHPTDQKIFLVGTECGYIYKCSTAFSSKYLMTYNAHNMSVYRIDFNRFNSNIFVSCSGDWRVKVWEDMRADPLFIFDLGSAVGDVKWAPYSSTVFAAVTTEGKVHVFDLNVNKYKAICIQAVVPKRKNKLTRLSFNEKIPFIVVGDEKGVTTSLKLSPNLRVMVKPPKKQLYLDQTTLQIAKLEKLLSLVRELPEGNIVPDTATTVRS
- the LOC117890709 gene encoding dynein intermediate chain 2, ciliary isoform X2 encodes the protein MPDPKGGKGDGKQNKGKNRASKTKAEAGGGDADDFDAWIRSRQLLKPDDQLDLTEAELAEEVTKVLTPTNTNVIHNLVVYSFKDGEYVPAPLPGNTVTLLGYPGNSLHVDSEEARRQIEESDEIGYPLPMPHYSLVEQRDTSVGDGEGEGEADDDDDAKSAPDKEAEEEEGEEEEEEEEAKAGEEGVEEGEPRGDEEETAAAQPAAATASGKKRKLINQFNYCERAALTYTNPKRNVDTQTIPPPRSQFGGNVLQWVIYDSYLEDFEGQSKEGAAKKEDRKRGMRSKKFKDKSAIAEQLNKKYLKCWQILERMINQNIYDDIAHDYRYWEDPADEFREGEGNLLPLWKFQYEKTKKMNVTEILFNPSYYDLFAVCFGSHEFMKQTNEGYLCLFTVKNPSFPDYIIQTDCGVMCCDIHPTYPFLVVIGLYDGNVAVYNLRENCKEPLYISKGVNCKHGECVWQIKWGPDMTDGEINFYSVSSDGRVFNWILMQNKLWVTTIITLFLQDGLVDGPDGTKVSLKSGGSCMIFHPTDQKIFLVGTECGYIYKCSTAFSSKYLMTYNAHNMSVYRIDFNRFNSNIFVSCSGDWRVKVWEDMRADPLFIFDLGSAVGDVKWAPYSSTVFAAVTTEGKVHVFDLNVNKYKAICIQAVVPKRKNKLTRLSFNEKIPFIVVGDEKGVTTSLKLSPNLRVMVKPPKKQLYLDQTTLQIAKLEKLLSLVRELPEGNIVPDTATTVRS
- the LOC117890807 gene encoding uncharacterized protein LOC117890807; this encodes MEPFTFFGLLYWLLCMILFGPAMFFVSVYLPELPVRYVKSLRQQRTYL